The region GGCGGCGCTGCTGACCCCCGCACCTTTTCGCGAGAGAAACTCCCCGGCACGACCGCGCTGCTCGAGGTCCTCGTCGACGTCGCCCGCGCCATCGCTGAGCGAAAGGCAAGCGAGCGCCAGGAGCGCCGGCGTACGATGCGCGTCGTGACGCCCGCGAAGACGGAGCCCGCGTGAGCGATGACCCTGCTCCACTCGCTCGACGACCTCCGCGGCCTCCGCGCCGCGCGCTGGATCCGCGAGAGCACCGCCGGCCAGTTCGACGCCTTCGGACCGGACGCCCAGCGTGAGCAGCAGGACCGCGCGATCGAGCGTTGGGGCCTCGTCGACACCGGACTCGCCTGGCAGGTCGCGCACTCGGGGCGCACGGTCGGCTCAACGTCGCAGTTCGCGGAGATGATGGCGGCCGCGGGCGTCGAGTACGACGTCCTCGTCGTCGGCTACGTCAGCCGCTTCGCGCGGGACCTGCGCACCGCCGTCAACGCCCGCCACGACCTGCACGCGGCCGGCGCCGCGCTCCTGTTCGCAGACGAGAGGATCCTGACCAGTGACGACGAACGATGGGACGAGTGGGCCCGCGAGGCCGTCGAGGCCGAGAGCTACAGCCGGAAGCTCGGGCGGCGGATCCGTGAGGGTTATGCAGC is a window of Chloroflexota bacterium DNA encoding:
- a CDS encoding recombinase family protein; amino-acid sequence: MTLLHSLDDLRGLRAARWIRESTAGQFDAFGPDAQREQQDRAIERWGLVDTGLAWQVAHSGRTVGSTSQFAEMMAAAGVEYDVLVVGYVSRFARDLRTAVNARHDLHAAGAALLFADERILTSDDERWDEWAREAVEAESYSRKLGRRIREGYAA